The following are from one region of the Corylus avellana chromosome ca1, CavTom2PMs-1.0 genome:
- the LOC132183604 gene encoding serine/arginine-rich SC35-like splicing factor SCL28 isoform X2, with product MARYRSGSRSHSPRRRSRTPPRGRKRYDDEPRDRYREGRSYKDRRSPAPSGLLVRNLPLDARPEDLRNPFERFGPVKDVYLPKNYYTGEPRGFGFVKYRYGEDAAEAKQQLNHTIIGGREIRIVFAEENRKTPQEMRTTSRGSRHGGSNRRRTPPRSPRRRYRSYSRSPTPARHDSRDRVARDDYLSPVRSRSISRSPSPRDERDYRRSLSPRENGRSPHDERNYAPNRSLSPRGNDRSPLRSRSRSYSPR from the exons ATGGCGAGGTACAGAAGCGGGAGCAGAAGCCACAGCCCTCGCCGGAGGAGCCGAACCCCCCCGCGCGGCCGCAAGCGGTACGACGACGAGCCTCGCGATCGATACCGCGAAGGCAGGTCGTACAAAGACCGTCGCTCCCCTGCTCCTTCTGGCTTGCTCGTCCGCAATCTTCCCCTTGACGCTAg GCCAGAAGATCTAAGGAACCCATTCGAGCGGTTTGGCCCTGTGAAGGATGTGTATCTACCGAAGAACTACTATACTGG ggagcCACGAGGCTTTGGATTTGTCAAGTACCGTTATGGTGAAGATGCTGCTGAAGCAAAACAGCAACTGAACCATACAATTATTGGTGGACGTGAGATTAGAATTGTGTTTGCTGAGGAGAACAGAAAAACACCTCAAGAAATGCGTACGACTTCCCGCGGAAG CCGGCATGGAGGAAGCAATAGAAGGAGAACTCCACCAAGGTCCCCTCGACGCCGATACCGCT CTTACTCAAGGTCACCTACACCAGCTAGGCATGACTCAAG GGACCGTGTGGCTCGGGATGATTATCTTTCTCCAGTGCGATCTAGGTCAATTTCACGATCTCCTTCTCCACGTGATGAGAGGGACTACAGAAGGTCCTTGAGTCCAAGGGAAAACGGTCGGAGTCCCCATGATGAGAGGAATTATGCACCAAACAGGTCACTGAGTCCGAGGGGTAATGATCGCAGTCCTTTGAGATCTCGGTCACGATCCTACAG TCCTCGCTGA
- the LOC132180880 gene encoding NADH dehydrogenase [ubiquinone] 1 alpha subcomplex subunit 8-B, which produces MASAVDAAGDPIPTSAVLTASSKHIGLRCQAENVAFLKCKKNDPNPEKCLDKGQQVTRCVLGLLKDLHQRCTKEMDAYVGCMYYHTNEFDLCRKEQQAFEKSCPLE; this is translated from the exons ATGGCGAGCGCAGTGGATGCGGCGGGAGATCCGATCCCTACGTCGGCTGTGCTGACGGCGTCGTCGAAGCACATAGGGCTGAGGTGCCAAGCGGAGAACGTGGCCTTCCTCAAGTGCAAGAAGAATGACCCTAACCCCGAGAAATGCCTCGACAAAGGCCAGCAAGTCACTCGCTGCGTCCTTGGCCT GCTGAAAGATCTTCACCAGAGGTGCACAAAAGAGATGGATGCATATGTCGGATGCATGTATTACCACACAAATGAGTTTGATTTATGTCGCAAAGAGCAGCAAGCATTTGAGAAATCCTGCCCTTTGGAATGA
- the LOC132183604 gene encoding serine/arginine-rich SC35-like splicing factor SCL28 isoform X1 codes for MARYRSGSRSHSPRRRSRTPPRGRKRYDDEPRDRYREGRSYKDRRSPAPSGLLVRNLPLDARPEDLRNPFERFGPVKDVYLPKNYYTGEPRGFGFVKYRYGEDAAEAKQQLNHTIIGGREIRIVFAEENRKTPQEMRTTSRGSSRHGGSNRRRTPPRSPRRRYRSYSRSPTPARHDSRDRVARDDYLSPVRSRSISRSPSPRDERDYRRSLSPRENGRSPHDERNYAPNRSLSPRGNDRSPLRSRSRSYSPR; via the exons ATGGCGAGGTACAGAAGCGGGAGCAGAAGCCACAGCCCTCGCCGGAGGAGCCGAACCCCCCCGCGCGGCCGCAAGCGGTACGACGACGAGCCTCGCGATCGATACCGCGAAGGCAGGTCGTACAAAGACCGTCGCTCCCCTGCTCCTTCTGGCTTGCTCGTCCGCAATCTTCCCCTTGACGCTAg GCCAGAAGATCTAAGGAACCCATTCGAGCGGTTTGGCCCTGTGAAGGATGTGTATCTACCGAAGAACTACTATACTGG ggagcCACGAGGCTTTGGATTTGTCAAGTACCGTTATGGTGAAGATGCTGCTGAAGCAAAACAGCAACTGAACCATACAATTATTGGTGGACGTGAGATTAGAATTGTGTTTGCTGAGGAGAACAGAAAAACACCTCAAGAAATGCGTACGACTTCCCGCGGAAG TAGCCGGCATGGAGGAAGCAATAGAAGGAGAACTCCACCAAGGTCCCCTCGACGCCGATACCGCT CTTACTCAAGGTCACCTACACCAGCTAGGCATGACTCAAG GGACCGTGTGGCTCGGGATGATTATCTTTCTCCAGTGCGATCTAGGTCAATTTCACGATCTCCTTCTCCACGTGATGAGAGGGACTACAGAAGGTCCTTGAGTCCAAGGGAAAACGGTCGGAGTCCCCATGATGAGAGGAATTATGCACCAAACAGGTCACTGAGTCCGAGGGGTAATGATCGCAGTCCTTTGAGATCTCGGTCACGATCCTACAG TCCTCGCTGA